Sequence from the Desulfovibrio intestinalis genome:
CCTCCCGCGACCGGGGGTATGTGCGCATCCACCACATCAAGGCCAGCGGCATGCAACTGGGAGGCCGCATTTTTCTCTTCAGGGGAGAGCCGGGCAGCCTGGAACAGTGCATGGACTATCTTGAACATCAGCCCGTCATGGTCTGCATGGAGTAGGCATGGACAGCTTTGCCTCCCGAATTGACGCCATCAAGGCCGCACATCTGTACCGGAAGTTACGCACCCTTTCGACGCCGCAAGGCAGGGAAGTGGTGATTGACGGCCAGCGTGTGCTGCTTTTTTCGTCCAACAGCTATCTGGGACTTAACACCAACGGGCATATCTGCCGCGAGGCTATCCGCGCAGTGGAAGAATTTGGCGTAGGGTCAGGCGGTTCACGGCTTGTGACGGGCAATATGACCCCGCATATGCGTCTTGAGGCCGCTGTGGCCGAATTCAAGGGCAGTGAGGCGGCCCTGGCCTTTACCAGCGGCTACACGGCCAATGTGGGCGTTATAAGTTCCCTGTGCCACAAGGATACCGTAATTTTCAGCGATGCGCTCAACCACGCCAGCATTATTGACGGTTGCCGCCTGGCGCGAGGGCTTACCGCTGTTTATGCTCATAACGACATGGACGACCTGTTGCAGCGGGTTCGCCACCTCCGGCCTCGCCAGGGTTTTATCGTTACCGACAGCGTGTTCAGCATGGACGGCGATATTGCGCGTCTGCCCGATCTGGCGTCCATAGCACGGACGTATGGCCTGACGCTTGTGGTTGACGACGCGCATGCCACTGGCGTGCTTGGGGCCACGGGGCGTGGTTCTCTGGAGCATTTTGGCTTGAGCCACGACGATGTGCCTGTGGTTACGGGCACGTTGAGCAAGGCGGTTCCCAGTGAAGGGGGATTTGTTTGCGGCAGTTCAAGCCTGTGCGATCTGATTCGCAACACGGCTCGCTCCTTCATCTTCACCACAGCCCCTTCACCTTCCACGGCGGCCACGGCAGCGGCGGGGCTGGAGTATATAGCCGCTCACCCGGAACTGGTGGCGCGCTTGCAGGGCAATGTTGCCTATTTTGTGAAAAAATTGGGCCGGATTGGTATGGATGTCCAAGGGCAGAGCCCCATTATTCCCATCATGGTGGGCGATGAGGAAAAGGCCGCTCAAGCGGCGGATGCCTTGCTGGCTCTGGGAGTTTTTGCGCCCTGCATACGGTATCCCACCGTGCCCAAGGGGATGGCGCGGCTGCGGCTGACGGTTATGGCTGCCCATACCCGTGAGGATCTGGACTACGCTGCAATCTGTCTGGAAAAGGCGCTTGCTGCTGTTTAAGCCGCGTCGGTACAGCGCCCTTTCAGCTTTTTGCGCCGGACTTCTTTTTATTCCGGTCGAGTACCATCAGAGAGCACTCCCTGCATAAAAAGCTCGTTCCCCGTGAGATAACAAGGCAACTCATCTTGTGGCGGCGCTGCCCAGAGCCTGCTTTTTGATATAAATTCTGGTTTAAATACCGACTTCCTGCCCGGCAGGCCGGGGCGTCATGTCAGAGCCGGGATCATTCTGCGTTGACCGCCGCATGGGGGTAAGGCTGGCAATAGCCCTCTCGTTGCTGACAACCTTGTTCCTGCCGCCTCTTTTGGCTGCGTACAGGTACTTGTCTGCCCGTTTTACGGCCTTGTCAAAAACAGAGTTCAGACATTTTTGCGGGCTGTCCAGGCTGACGCCGTTCACGCCAAAGCTGGCTGTCACGGGCACGTTGTGCCCGTCATAAACAATACAGGATTCAATGAAGTTCTGGCGCAGTTGTTCCGCAACGTACACCCCCCGCTGAATGTCCGTATGGGGCAGCAGCAAAATAAACTCCTCCCCGCCATATCTACAGCAAATGTCTTCTTCACGTAAACGGGACAACAGCAGCCGCGCCGTCTGGCGCAGTACTTCGTCGCCGCATGCGTGCCCCCATGTGTCGTTGATTTTTTTAAAGTAATCCAGGTCCACCATAATGATGACGGCCTGTGAACATCTTTCGGCGTGCTCTTGCAGTGCGTCCAATGCCTGATTGGTAAAGGCGCGGCGGTTCAGCAGGCCCGTCAGCGCATCCCTGTTGGACATTTCCTTGTACTCTGTGGACAGGGACGTGAGCTTGGTGACGCTTTTATCCAACTCTTCGGCCATCGTGTTGAAAGCCGTAGAAAAGTCGCCAAGAAAATTCACGCGGTGTTGATAGTCGCCCCTGGCGATACAACGCGCTTGCCACGTCATGTGACGCAAATCAGCCTGAAGGGATTTAAGCGAGCCGATGACGTATCCTTTTTCAGAACAGCTGTAGTCCAGATCCCCCTTGCTGAGGGTGTTTGTCATGTGCCGTATGCCGAAAAGCAAAGAAGATAATTTTTCAATACCCGGGATGCCGCGAATGTTTTCTGGAATAGTACTGCACTCAACAGTGCTGCGGTTTAACATGGCCTGTACATAGTTTATTACATCTTCTGCTTGCGAATTGCCCTCACGGGCAAAGAAATTTTCAGAGTCGTCTGGATGGGCCATAGGTCATCACCTCGTGGAGGTTACATAAAAATAACTTTCGTAGCATGGCATGGCGGGCAATGAGAAGTAATTTTGAACAGTTATATGTCAAAGTACGCCGCAAACCAGAAGCAAAGGAATATTGGGCTAAATCTTTTCGGGTAAAGTGGCAGGTAATGTTTTTTGTGTTTGAAGAGGCAAAATTATCCAGATTTTTTTTATGTGTAAAGTGTTTAGCCGTAAAACCGGAAAAGCGTTTCTGATATAATTGATGGTTAAAAACAACGATATTTGGCGATTTTTTTTATCGCTGGATAGAATTGGTTTACATTTTTCCGCTTATAATAGTAGTTACTCTCACTATACGGGCACTATTTCTTGCTCTTGCAGGAATGCAAAATCGCCCACGCCGCAGTTAAATTTATCAGCCCGTACGCCGTCACACTTTATACACAGCGAAGCAAACCATTTTATAAAACAAGATGAATGCCTTTTGTTCTGGCAAAGGCAGCAGTCTTTTTACATATACAATGCGTTGATCCTCGATATCGCGAGACAACAGATGAGACAAATTTTACCAATACTGGCCGCGCTGCTTCTGCTGGCCTGTGCCTCAATTTCCATTGCTGCCGTGGTTAGGGACGGAGAAAATTTTTACTCCTCAGCGCGGCATGCCGCAGCCTTTGCCGACAGGCTGGTGGCGGGCGTAAGTATGGTTGCCAGACTGGTTGAACCCGAGGAAAGCGCCGCAGTTCATGAAAATTCCACACGGCCCGCGACTGCAGACGCTGCCTTATCAGGCGGTACACAACGCTTTGAGACAGAAAAGGGCGCTACTTTTGCTGAAAGCGTGCCTGGGAACGCTGGTGGGGTCTGGTGGCTGTTTGAACGTAGGCACGACTCTGCCAGTCCGCAGCAGTCTTCATTTCGCGTCTTTAAGGAAGACTGGTTTTTGCGGTCTCATATTTCAGCATATGATCAGCGCCGTCAGCGGCTGGGGCCTGTACACTGGCTTGGTTCCATAAGCGCTATACCTAATCTTGACTGGGAAATGCTGCACGGCGCGGTCTGGCTAGAAAGCGTCGCCCCTATGCTGACTGTTGACGGGCGGGATGGTGTGCTCGGCAGCTATTTGTTCGAGGGCGAGCGCGCGGGGGCTGGCCATTTGCCTGAAGGCGTCTTTACCGGTGTTGAGGTTGCGGTGGCCGGCCTTGCCGCCAGTGTACTGCTGCTGATCATTTACTGCCTTAACAGAAAAAAAGTCAGGGCAAGAATGCAGAGTGTGCTCAGTTGTGACGCGCTCACGGGCTTAAATACCCTTGAAAAATTCAAGGACGAATGCGCCGCGCATCTGGAGCAACATGGCGGGCAATCGTATGCAATTATTCAAATTGATATAAACAAGTTTAAAATCATCAATGATAAATTTGGATTTGCTGTTGGTGACAAGCTGCTTCAAGTATGCGGCGATGCATTGCGAAATTCGCTTTCTGACTCAGAGATCTGTGCCCGGTGCTTTGCTGACCAGTTTGTAGCATTCGTGCGCTATGAGGGGCTGGATACGCTGGGGCAGCGTGTGCGCCATATCATCGACAGTGTTGAGCAGTGGCGGCTTGAAAGCAATTTCCCCAGCAGAATAGACTTGCATTGCGGCGTTTATATTTTCAATGAAGAACATCGCGCCGCGCATGATATTCAGCAGGCGCTGGATCTGGCGGGCTATGCGCTGCAAGAAGCCAAGCAACATGGCAAGAGCCGGGTAGTTTTTTACGATGAAAGCATGCGCAAGGTCTCATTGCTGCATCAGGATTTGAAAGACGGCATCGGCTTTGCTCTTGAAAAAGGGGAATTACAGGTCTGGTTTCAGCCCAAGGTGGATATGCTCACCAATGGCATCATCGGCAGTGAAGCGCTGGTGCGCTGGTACCACCCCACGCATGGCCTGCTTTTGCCAGGATCTTTCATTCCGCTGTTTGAGCGCAGTGGTGATGTGCTTCGTGTGGACTTTCATATTTTCGAACAGGTGTGCAGCGCCCTGCAGAGCTGGGAAAACGCAGGAATCAGCGCCTCTACGGTATCTTGCAATTTTTCCAGTCAGCATTTTGAGCGGCCCGAGTTCAGCCGCAAGCTTGTGGAAATAGCCTCCCGGTATTCCATTCCGCATGGGCTACTGGAAGTGGAAATAACCGAAAGCACCATGCTGCGTAACCCCGAAGCCGCCAATATACAGATCAAGCAACTGAAAGAACTTGGCTTCAGAACGACCATTGATGACTTTGGCTCGGGCTATTCGTCACTCGGCCTGCTGCAACTCTTTGCCGCTGATGTCATAAAATTTGACCGAAGTTTTGTGAAAAGAAATATTGCGGGCAGGAGGGCGCAGATCGTGCTGGGAAGCATGATCGAGCTGACAAAGCAGCTGGGAATGAGTGCCATCTGTGAGGGCGTAGAAACTGAAGAACAGGCAAAAATACTTATGCGGCACGGTTGTTATAACGCGCAGGGCTTTTACTATGCCAAGCCCATGCCCGCATGCGAATTTGAAAAAATGCTCAGGGTGGGACGGGTTTTTCCCGTCAATTCCATTTCTGCCGATGGTGATGTGAGTGCCGCTGTGGGCGGCCTGGGGACTCAGGGGGCATAAAAAGGCCACTGGCAGGTTGCCCCCTGCCAGTGGCCGACTATTGATTCCACAACTGAATGCTGTTCTTCGCAATCAAAATGCCCGGCTGCGCAGAATGGCATTCATGTTTTTGCTATGTAAGTTTTTTACTGTCCATTGCCCTGCCATCCATCGCCCTTCTGACAAGGGAAAAGAAGAATTCTTGCATCATGCAGCTTGATGATGGCCTGTGGTGGGTGTTCGGCAGAATGTCGCTGTTGGATTCGCTGGGGTGCAGGTATTGAGCTCCCATGCCGCTACGAATCCATTCCGGGTTGATACCCTGTTTTCTCAAAAGCTTTAGTAGCCATTCGGCAGGGATTGCCATGCGCTTTTTTGCGTCCGAAATGCATGACTGTGACACGCCTAGAAATTTTGCCAGATCTTGCTGTGTCTTGCACCCTGTAACCGATTTTATGCGTTCCATTGCGAGGGAGTAGTCAAAAAAGTTATTGTCCATCATTTGTTGCTCCTGATCTTATGCCCAATTATCCGTGGCATGAGTGCTTTCTTCTACAAAAGGGCTTTGGCCAGACGTGCTTGCGGCACCTCCCCCATAGGGCCTGACTCTTTTGTATCTTGTATGGATACATTCACTGGAATGATAACCGGCAGGGTCGTGTAACCCCAGCGCGCGGCCCTGCCGTAGCGACAACCTGGAGTCTCCCAAAAGGAGTCGAAGTAAGCGAATGTAGTCCCTCCCCGAAAAAGAGGGGCAGAGCTGATATCGACTGCGCTTACGCCAAAGTGGTAAATATGAAAACATATAACCACTTTTAGATATCCGCATCTGCGCGCTACTCTTGTGTGATTATAGCCAGAAAAATGGCTATGCATCATTTAAAATAGGTAACGCGATAATAGAAGAGAAGCATAAAGCCTTTCTATGCGAAACAATAAATGTATTTTCTTCTTTAAGTCAAATGTTTTATTCTTATATAACAAAATTTGATTGTGTATGAATTGATTTGTGCAATTGATATTTTTGAAAGTAAACCAAAGTTGTGCTGTCGTTGAATAATTTTAGAAGTGTATTTTTTTATTGTGAGAAGCATAAGAGTATTTAATTTTATCGTATTGCCGTGCAGTACATGGTATTTTAATCTGCGTTGGTAATGAGTTTTATTTACTGACTGAGTGCATAATCACAGGTGTGATTGATAAAATAAAACCATCAGAAGCTATTTTTGATAGTTTTGCTTTTTACTGTGTGTTTTGAGTATCTGATAGTCGAATGAAAAGTTTTACTGAAGGGCTGTTAGCTGTAATCAGGAATAAACTTTTGGGGATAGAGTGGGAATTTTGAAGTGGCGGAATCGGAATGCTGCATTGCTCTATTTAATATATGAACTGACAGATTATTCTGATGCCTGATTACGTTGACAATGCATGCACTTAGTGGGTTAGTATTTACTGTGGTTCAAAGGGATAATCTTATTGAGCGCACAAGATAAACACGATACAGGGGTTACCCTGTAGCCAATACGAAATCACACAATTATTCCTACCCGTTGTATTTTATTGAAAATGTTCATACTGAAACATAAATTATTCAATAAATACCCTACTTGCGTTGTGAAAGTTTGTTTCTAGCGCACAATGCATCCATTTGCAGTCAGCCCATGCGAAAAAACTCAGGCTTTAACCGGGCGCTCGGGGCGTTGTGCCTTACGTGTGGGCAGTGGATTTAAAAATAAATGTGCACCAAGTGCAGGCTACAGGATAATTGATGTAACGTTGATTGTAGTGCGCAAAGATTAATGAATTAAATTAAAGTATAGTGCAGATTGAATACTTTTTTGCTCATATTTTTTATATGCAGCGTTATATATGAGTATTTATAGAGATATAGTAAATAAACTAGAGAGTCCGTGGTGTCATGAAGCAAACAAGCAACGATATCTGCTGCATCTGGAACTCGGATGATCGCGAGGCCTTTGCTGCTGCTCAAAGGCACAGAACCTTTGTTAAGGTGACTTGCTGCATACCCTGGAAAGGAAGGCCAAGAGATGTGCTGCTTTATGGCCGTTTGCACAATGTTTTGGGCAGGGAAGCAACGCTTGTAGTGCAGGAGACAGAGGTACTGTCGCGGGGATGTAAAATCCATCAATATGGGTGTGAGTTTTTTTTCTGCCTGATGCGAAAGAACCAGAGCAACGGGCTGGAAAGGTTGGGGTATCGAGGGGCGGGCCGGGTGCTTGGCGTGAAAAAAAATAACCGGGGCGAAATCAGCCATGTAAGCTTGCGTTTGGCCAGCAGGTGTTTTGTCCGAAAAATGCGCCGGGATAAAAGAATTGACTGGACGAACCAGTATTGCCGTGCATCAGGCGCGCTGCGTATAGCCCAGACGCCGGAATTTCGTTGCGACCTTACCAGTTTGCTGCACCGCCACAGTCATGAGGCTGATGCCGAAACGCCCGTAGTGAATGTTTCTGCCAGTGGT
This genomic interval carries:
- the bioF gene encoding 8-amino-7-oxononanoate synthase, which gives rise to MDSFASRIDAIKAAHLYRKLRTLSTPQGREVVIDGQRVLLFSSNSYLGLNTNGHICREAIRAVEEFGVGSGGSRLVTGNMTPHMRLEAAVAEFKGSEAALAFTSGYTANVGVISSLCHKDTVIFSDALNHASIIDGCRLARGLTAVYAHNDMDDLLQRVRHLRPRQGFIVTDSVFSMDGDIARLPDLASIARTYGLTLVVDDAHATGVLGATGRGSLEHFGLSHDDVPVVTGTLSKAVPSEGGFVCGSSSLCDLIRNTARSFIFTTAPSPSTAATAAAGLEYIAAHPELVARLQGNVAYFVKKLGRIGMDVQGQSPIIPIMVGDEEKAAQAADALLALGVFAPCIRYPTVPKGMARLRLTVMAAHTREDLDYAAICLEKALAAV
- a CDS encoding sensor domain-containing diguanylate cyclase encodes the protein MAHPDDSENFFAREGNSQAEDVINYVQAMLNRSTVECSTIPENIRGIPGIEKLSSLLFGIRHMTNTLSKGDLDYSCSEKGYVIGSLKSLQADLRHMTWQARCIARGDYQHRVNFLGDFSTAFNTMAEELDKSVTKLTSLSTEYKEMSNRDALTGLLNRRAFTNQALDALQEHAERCSQAVIIMVDLDYFKKINDTWGHACGDEVLRQTARLLLSRLREEDICCRYGGEEFILLLPHTDIQRGVYVAEQLRQNFIESCIVYDGHNVPVTASFGVNGVSLDSPQKCLNSVFDKAVKRADKYLYAAKRGGRNKVVSNERAIASLTPMRRSTQNDPGSDMTPRPAGQEVGI
- a CDS encoding putative bifunctional diguanylate cyclase/phosphodiesterase; its protein translation is MRQILPILAALLLLACASISIAAVVRDGENFYSSARHAAAFADRLVAGVSMVARLVEPEESAAVHENSTRPATADAALSGGTQRFETEKGATFAESVPGNAGGVWWLFERRHDSASPQQSSFRVFKEDWFLRSHISAYDQRRQRLGPVHWLGSISAIPNLDWEMLHGAVWLESVAPMLTVDGRDGVLGSYLFEGERAGAGHLPEGVFTGVEVAVAGLAASVLLLIIYCLNRKKVRARMQSVLSCDALTGLNTLEKFKDECAAHLEQHGGQSYAIIQIDINKFKIINDKFGFAVGDKLLQVCGDALRNSLSDSEICARCFADQFVAFVRYEGLDTLGQRVRHIIDSVEQWRLESNFPSRIDLHCGVYIFNEEHRAAHDIQQALDLAGYALQEAKQHGKSRVVFYDESMRKVSLLHQDLKDGIGFALEKGELQVWFQPKVDMLTNGIIGSEALVRWYHPTHGLLLPGSFIPLFERSGDVLRVDFHIFEQVCSALQSWENAGISASTVSCNFSSQHFERPEFSRKLVEIASRYSIPHGLLEVEITESTMLRNPEAANIQIKQLKELGFRTTIDDFGSGYSSLGLLQLFAADVIKFDRSFVKRNIAGRRAQIVLGSMIELTKQLGMSAICEGVETEEQAKILMRHGCYNAQGFYYAKPMPACEFEKMLRVGRVFPVNSISADGDVSAAVGGLGTQGA
- a CDS encoding helix-turn-helix domain-containing protein, yielding MMDNNFFDYSLAMERIKSVTGCKTQQDLAKFLGVSQSCISDAKKRMAIPAEWLLKLLRKQGINPEWIRSGMGAQYLHPSESNSDILPNTHHRPSSSCMMQEFFFSLVRRAMDGRAMDSKKLT